The Haloterrigena turkmenica DSM 5511 nucleotide sequence AGGGAGTTCGTGCGGAGAGAACCGGTTGCGAGCAATTGAGACAGTGATTCGATGCCCGCCATTTTATATAGCGATATAAAATTTATCAACGGCTATGTCCCTGTTACAGCGGTCCAAACCATTGATACCAGTGAAAACTGATCAGGTCGAGGGTACACTTGATTAGCTCAATAATCAAGTGTGTTTTTGCGCGGGTCCGTCCCCTCCGGGAATCGCGATCGATGAATCCGGCATGAGACCGGCTTTTCGAGGGGGTTCGCGCATGAATTTTGAATCGACGTCAGTCGGAGAACTACTCGCGGAATTCCTCCGCTGAAAGGCGAAAGGGGCCAAGAGAGCGGGAACTACCGCCGAAATCTCGACTGCATCAAGGACTTTCTCAGCTGGCTCGAAACAGCCGTTCGAGACTATTCGAACCTACTACGCTTAGGTAAGCACCTACACTAGATGGTGGTTCGCGAAGGCTTCCTCGAGGCAAACTACGCATAGCGAAACGTCGCAAAGGAGCCGCTTCCAGAAAACAACAGACGCGGGTCAGGAGACCAACAGGCTTGGACGGACGAACATTGGTTACTGATCACCCGTCATGTCGACAAACAAGATCACGACGCTGCTGATGAGAAAGGGTTCGGTGCGATCAAAGAATACCGCGATCGGGCCCTTGTCTACGTCTCTGTTACTCTGGCGTTCGAGGCGGAGAGATCTTTGCGGATCCGAAAGAAGACCGGCGGAACGGGCTTCGGTGGGCCGACGTCTTCTTCGAAGATCAGAGGATGACCGTCTTCGCGAAGAAGCAGGACTGGTCCGATCGGTCGCTGACGAAACAGGCAGTTACTCCGATGAGACGCTACAAAGACCTTTTCGGGCCAGTGATCGACAAGCGGCCGGTCTTCCCGACATTCCACCTCCCGACGCTGTACAAAACGCTCCGGACGAGACTCCACGACGAGCACAGCTGGTCAGAAAACAAGATCGAAACCTTCGTCGACGATCTTACTGGACAGGCCGAGATATTCGAAGCCCCTATGAGCACGAGTTGGCGCCGTCTTCGATCAACACCGATGGTGCTCGTCGAGTCATGCGCCGGCTCTGTGAGGAAGCCAATCTCGAACTCGAGGGGAAACACGACTATCTCGTCCCCTACGGTGGACGTCGAGGTGCTGGTTCGCTAGCGTGGGTTCACTGCAGTTATCTGTCTGTTAGATAACATCGAGGGGCACTGTCTAGTTTAGCACCTCCGCTGGCGTCTATCCGTTGAGTGACTGGTGCGGTCGCTGTGTGTTATAGTAGTGTTCGAACTGTTCAAGATATTCTTGTACACTCGCCCGACTGCCCGCCCACGAGTGATGGAAGCAGTCGACACGCATTTTGAAGGTATAAAACCACTTTCGATCAGATTTCGATCGACATAGTCGGGCTGACCCCTCAACCTGAACCGAGAGAGGGCAGTCAGATAGTCGTAACCATCGGCAAGAAACACAGCCTTGGAGAGATCGTGTTTCTGGTCAATTTATGCAGAAACGCAGCGGCTGGATCAGTGCCTCGTCGTCCGAACACTGCGATATCGAGAATTAGCCGCGAGTCATGGACTATTGCAGTATATGGCCAAGACCATTCGCCGTTGATCTTGACAGCAGTTTCATCAATAGCGACCCGCGACGGCTTCACCGCCCTCAGAACGCTCCACGTTCTGCTGTCGAGGCGAATCTTCGATTCGCCGACCATTGGAGCGCAAAGCGCTCCAAGAGACCGCACGAGAGCTTCAATCTCGTGGACGCCGGCGGGTCTGGAACGCTGTCTGCCAGCCGATGTACCCAGTGCAGATTGCTTGGTGAGAGCGTTCAACGCTGAGAGGCGAAGAATCGCTTATGTCTCTCGAAGCGAATACCCGTCCGCTCACGCTCCTAATATTCATCAAATTCCGCCGTGTAGCATTCGCTGAGCGGGTCTGCGAGCGACATAGCCACACTAGCTCTACGACCTGCTCGCTTCTCAAACTGCGCTAACTAGACAGTACTGAAAACCTGAATATATGTAGTTACTAGCAAATATCTATGCAATAGCTTGCCTAATCCTGCCAAGAACCTTCATGGTTTTTCGCTGTATATGGGATATGCTCGACGAGATCATGGCAGCGTTAGCGAATGGACATCGTCGGCAGTTGTTGATCGGCCTTCTGGAACACAATCCGCAGGAAGCAGTGCAGACACCGGAAGGTGTGCAGGTCGACGGTGAGCAGTTAGCGGATCTCCAAGTCGAGATGTATCATAATCACCTGCCACGGTTAGAGGTGGCCGGATTCATCACGTGGGATCGGGAGCAGCACGTGGTCGAGAAAGGCCCGCAATTCGAGCAGATCAAGCCGGTGCTGGAAGTGTTCGAGGAGAACGCGGATGAACTACCAGTCGACTGGCCATGACTGGTCGGGGTCGGTGCCGCCCCTACGCTCTGGACACGCAGCGAGTGGTCAGTCTTCGCCAGGTGGGGTGGTGATCCGGAGTTCGCCGTCGACCGCGTAGAAGTAGCCCCGATTGAGTAGCCGCGTCAGCGCATATTCGGCATCGTCGGGTTCGAGCGCCAGGTCTTCGTCCGCACAGAGTACGTCGACGGCCTGGTCACGGTTGATCGCTGGCGCCACGCTTTGGCTGCTATCGCCGGCTGTCTCCGTGATAGAGGTCTCGGTGACAGTATAGGCGTCCGTCACCCAGTCGGGGAGCGGTGGGCGTGGATCGTCGACCATTGACATATATCAGATCACCTCTATATGGAGAAGACACTACCATCCGGCTTAACTCTATTCCCGTATCGAAGAAAAGAACATCCGCTGCTACTGTCCACTAGTACCGATCTTGCCCTGTGCTATAGTAGGAATTAGAAATAATTACTCATATTTGGTACAGAGAGATGATCAAGAGCTGTATCAATCGCTGTTGTGAGTTCGTCGAGTGACTTAAAGAAGCGGTTGCTGAGTGCCGCTTGTAGCTGTCTCCAGCACTCTTCGACAGGATTTAGCTCTGGTGAGTACGATGGCAGCGTCACGAAGGCGAGGTCGTTACGGGCCGTAAGGTCCGTGACGGCCGACGCCTGAAAATACGGCGCTCCATCCAACACAATAATCAAATCACCTTCGAACTCTTTGCATAACGCGAGAATGAAATGTTTGGCGTGGGCGGCGGTCACGTACTCTTCAAATCGAGCGAAAAAGCGATCACCGTGTTCGGTGATCGCGCCCAGCAAACACGTCCAGTCGCGTTGGCCAGATAATTCGACAGACGGCCGCGTGCCGCGGGGAAACCACGCGGCACGCGGCTCAACTTGCACGGATTTCTTGGTTTGATCGATACAGACTACTGTGGCGTCCATCTCCCGCCGCTTTTTTTGAGCTCATCGTGGAACTCATCTTGTTCATCTTCGTCGGCTTCAGCGGCTGAGCGGCGCGGTTTTTGATAGCTCAATCCCGCTTCTTTCAGCAACCGCCGGCAACTCGGGATTGAGTATTCCACATCGTAGGCTTCCTCGAGATACTGCTGGACGAGCGCCGGCGTCCACGCCGGCGCGTCGAATCCAACTTCTTCGGGTGAGTCGTGGACAACGTTTTCGAACTCTTCTTGCTCTTTTTCTGAGAGCTTTCTCTTTCTCCCAGATCGGTGAGCATCAGTAACGGCCTGCTCAAGCGACTCGTTAGTGTCGAGTCGTTTGAGCCAACTATAGATCGTCCGTCGTTGAACGTCGTACCACTCGGCTAGTTCAGTCTGCGTAACACCGTTTTTGTACGCTATTGCTACCAAAAGCCGTTGTGTCGGCTTCTTTCCTTCCACGTTGTCGAGGGCATCTTGCAATTCCTCGACGGAGATCTCGTCGAGATGATCCACTGCATTTAGCAACGTTCTCTGAGTAGAAATTTCTAACGGGTACTATAGCTACCATCAGAGTATAATGCGCTGTACTGCGTATCCATCCGTATGTCGGAAAAGGAACTCGACGGTAAGCGACTCAATCGTGGTGACGACGCTACCGATACCCAGACCGACTCGACGATCGTTAGTGATGGCGGCGTTCAGACCGGTGACGACGGTCAGCGGAAGCTAGAAGGGATGCACTGCCGGGGTGCCAACCGTCCCACGCACGACTAGGGTGCCGGTGTGATGAGACGGGGGTGACCAATGTAAACCGCACGAGAGCACCAGTGAGGTGCCAGTATCGACGCGCCATCTGGGTGCCATCGTGACCGCACTAGTTGGGTGCCGTCTTGTGCGAAACACCGTGGTTCCAGTAACAGCAGATCATGTGGACTCGAGATCACTCATGAACTCGACAGCAGTAGGGGACTGAGGGTCTCATAGAAGGATCCGCATGACGTTCTTTTCACCCAATCTGGAGCGAACTATCCGTTCAATACACGTGCGAATAAAGCGCTCCGCAGACAAGGGATGCTGCTCGATTTCGGTGGAATAGTATCATAAAATATACTGTGGCTCCTGATTCTCAAACCACTATGCAAAGATTGGACAACTACTATGCGACTGAGTAGCGTGGTTCCACTTGATCTGCTTCCGGATGACACTGGCTGGAGGCAGATCGGTCCACCGGCTACCAACTATATCTGCGCCTCGATTGGCTGCGTAGTAGCATACGAAGGGGGCTAATTACCCCTTTCCATCACCACCGGAGCAGTAATTACCTGTATTGCAGAAAGTCGGTTAGACTTGCAAGCGCTACGTGTAGGACTATCCACAGAGGGCTGGGCGATTCATATAGTATGTCCACTCCCCGATCGTCCGAAGACGAATGCCATCACATCTACACAACTGACGAGAACCGCAGTCTGAGCATTGCGATTGTAGAGGCGGTTGCAGAGTACGAGAATGCCAATTTGATGGAACGTGAGTTCAGACTGTACGATAGCATAAACCCGTCAGCACTCAATACGTTGTTCCAATCCAATCAGGAGGCTGCTGTAACAGTATCGTTTGCCGTTAGTAATTCTCAAGTCTTTCTACGAGACATTGGTGACGGAGTCGAAATTTGTGTTTCCGATCTCCCGAATGGCTAAACAATAGCCGTTCCACTCTCAGTCCGCAGATCGCCGATTGAGAGAGATCCAACCTCGTTAGATGTCATTCTTCCTCAGAATTCGGAGGGTCAATACCAGCAATCCACTTTTGATTACAATTAACACATTCGAGTTCAACTTTACCCCCTGTTCAAGCAAGATGCTGAAATTTTCCATCCCACAGTTCGGGCAAACAGCACTTTCCATACTCATTTTTCCTCTCTCTTTGTAAAAGTTATCGCGTAAGAAAGGTGTAAAAAAATGAGCGACAAAGGAACACAGCCTCGGAGAGATCGTGTTTCTCGGTCAATTTATGCAGGAACGCAGCGGCTGGATCAGTGACTCGTTGTCCGAACACTGCGACATCGAGAATCAGCCGTGAGTCGAGATCCATTGTAGCATATACCCAAGACCAGTCGCTGTTGGTTTTGACAGTGGTTTTATCAATAGCGACCCGCGACGGCTTCGCCGTCCTCAGAACGCTTCGCGTTCTGATGGGCCGCACGAGAGCTTTGCTCTCGTGGACGTCGGCGGGTCTGAGACGCTGTCAGCCAGCCGCTGTACCCAGTGCCAGATTGCTTGGTGAGAGCGTTCAACGCCGAGCAAGCGAAGAATCGTTTGTGTCTCTCGAAGCGAACACCCGGTCGCGTGGAGGCGGACGGCGAACACCCTGACGGGCGTCGCCGTCCGCTCACGCTCCCAAGCTTCATCAAATTCCGTCGCGTAGCACTCGCTGAGCAGGTCTGCGAGCATCATTCCAACTCAACTCCACGATCTGCTCACTTCTCAAACCGCGCTAACTAGACGGTGCCGAGTAGGCAAATATATCAGTGAATGTGGCCTGAGAGCGCGTGGTCAAGTTGATGCCTATTCTTCGATCTCGAACTGCGGATTCCAGACTACTTCCCACAGGTGGTCGTCTGGGTCAAGGAAGTGGCCCGAATATCCGCCCCATTCACGGTCACGTGGCGGGTCGGTGATTTTTGCGCCTGCTTCGTCCGCTGTCTTCAGTACGGCATCGACTGCTTCTTTCGACGCAACGTTGTGGCCGAGGGTGAATTCTGTAGAACTGGGTGCTGCCTCCTCAACGTTCGCGTCTTCTGCGATTTGCTGTTTCGGGTAAAGTGCAAGCTGCAAGCCATTATTCAACGGGAAGAAAGCAACAGCTCCCCCTTCAAATTCAGTTCCGACTATACCCTCCGTCGGCCAACCCAAACCTTCGTGGTAAAAGTCGAGTGACGTTTCGAGGTCGCTGACTCCCAACGTGATGACGGTAATTCGTGGTTCCATAAGCGGACTCGCCTGTTCTGGACTGACGGTTTCCAGCACCGTAGAGAATGGACTGGTGGCGAGATATACCTTTCTCTGGCAACACGAAGGCGAGCCAGAGTATTAAGAGAGCTATCGATCGTGTTCACTGTACCAAATGATTCGTAGTTCACCTGTACTGAGCGCCTCAAGTAACCCCCATCCAAGTCCGAACCGGTGACCGATACGCGCCCTGGGTCTTGTTTAGACGCGCGAAATCAGACGAGTTAGGCCCTGAGAGATTGTTCAATGTTTCTGACAGCGGCCTTAAGGACGAGCTCTCGGAACTGTCCAAACCACGTTCTTGCCTTAAGTGTTGAACCGAATCGCTTGCGTAACGCGAAAAATATCGATTCTGCGATAGACCGTTGATGGTAGGTTTCATCATCAATCCGAGCATTGTGTGCGGCGTCGAGTGAGTAGAACTCACGATGCTTGATCACCGGTCTAATTCCCTCGCTTCGCAGCATCTGTCGAAGTTCATCCCAATCAAATCCTTTATCAGCGACGACAGTATCTACGTTGCTTAGGTCCTTTTCAGGACTTGCCACGCAATCTGCGTGTCATGTGGAAGGTTCATCGAGCAGTGTACATCGAGAATAGCTCGCGTAGAACAGTCTACAAGAATAGTGGTTTTGACCGACTCAAACGTCCCTTTAACGCGCTTTGCGTAGTTATGGCTAGACGAGCGATAAGCGATGCTGGTTGAGTCGATTGCTTGAACCTCTCCGGTATCGAATAGTTTCGCCGACAGCTGCAACAGCATCCGCCAGACGGGCATTTTGAGATCTTGTTTTCGAGCACAAACGGTGGTGAAGTCCGGCAACTCATCCGGTGCAAGGCCGAGTTTGGCGACAATAGCAGGCATTTCTCGAAGAATATCTAGCAACTGTCGGTAGGAGTGATCGAGGTATTCTCGGAGACCATGGATCGCTACGATCACCCAATCAGCGTAGCCATCTTTTCCTTTACTGAGAGGTTCTTTCGAACCGCTTCCGACAGCTTTTTGAGACAATTCGACGCATCGTTCGGTGAAGCGGGCCAGTTTGGAGTGCACATCCACCTGTGCTCGCTTCATTTCCCAGAATTCCCGACATAGAGGCAATATTACTAGCGTCCAAACACGGCCCAGGGCATCTATTGAGCACCAAATTACGGAAATCATCACTGGGA carries:
- a CDS encoding DUF7344 domain-containing protein, with protein sequence MLDEIMAALANGHRRQLLIGLLEHNPQEAVQTPEGVQVDGEQLADLQVEMYHNHLPRLEVAGFITWDREQHVVEKGPQFEQIKPVLEVFEENADELPVDWP
- a CDS encoding VOC family protein, translated to MEPRITVITLGVSDLETSLDFYHEGLGWPTEGIVGTEFEGGAVAFFPLNNGLQLALYPKQQIAEDANVEEAAPSSTEFTLGHNVASKEAVDAVLKTADEAGAKITDPPRDREWGGYSGHFLDPDDHLWEVVWNPQFEIEE
- a CDS encoding IS630 family transposase (programmed frameshift) — its product is MDHLDEISVEELQDALDNVEGKKPTQRLLVAIAYKNGVTQTELAEWYDVQRRTIYSWLKRLDTNESLEQAVTDAHRSGRKRKLSEKEQEEFENVVHDSPEEVGFDAPAWTPALVQQYLEEAYDVEYSIPSCRRLLKEAGLSYQKPRRSAAEADEDEQDEFHDELKKKRREMDATVVCIDQTKKSVQVEPRAAWFPRGTRPSVELSGQRDWTCLLGAITEHGDRFFARFEEYVTAAHAKHFILALCKEFEGDLIIVLDGAPYFQASAVTDLTARNDLAFVTLPSYSPELNPVEECWRQLQAALSNRFFKSLDELTTAIDTALDHLSVPNMSNYF
- a CDS encoding HalOD1 output domain-containing protein; protein product: MSTPRSSEDECHHIYTTDENRSLSIAIVEAVAEYENANLMEREFRLYDSINPSALNTLFQSNQEAAVTVSFAVSNSQVFLRDIGDGVEICVSDLPNG